In one window of Lewinella sp. 4G2 DNA:
- a CDS encoding nucleoside hydrolase, with protein sequence MNQSQLTIKRTLPALLAIVVGLFTIAGIAYFFNNIVGDRYASTGDRAPDATQEYLIDADTANEIDDLFAIVGAIAQDDRGETGPVLAGITAAQFHTSPLASATSADESQALNERIVRLMGRPALRTLVGSNRPLADAKTPNRSPAATFILERASLASKQNKLQIFVLGPCTNVASALLLNPKIAEVIHVRYLGFWYNAETGVYDKKEFNTGNDSIALNLLLNNPKLEFTVMTATTSEALQMSRADLNERLPQGHPVTKMLQRRWDTFDRWWTDEDANKQHWTMWDVASLEAWFEPDLATLSELPAPADNLDRNIKVYTAIDSAAMLDRYFSVVSDYLETVE encoded by the coding sequence TTCACGATCGCGGGTATTGCCTACTTCTTCAACAATATCGTTGGTGATCGCTACGCCAGCACCGGTGACCGCGCGCCAGACGCCACTCAGGAGTACCTGATCGACGCCGACACGGCCAACGAGATTGATGACCTCTTCGCCATCGTAGGTGCCATTGCGCAGGACGATCGGGGTGAGACGGGCCCGGTACTCGCCGGCATTACCGCCGCCCAGTTCCACACTTCCCCGCTGGCGAGTGCAACCTCGGCCGACGAAAGCCAGGCCCTCAACGAGCGCATTGTTCGCCTAATGGGCAGGCCGGCCCTTCGAACGCTGGTGGGCAGCAACCGCCCCCTGGCCGATGCCAAAACACCTAATCGCTCCCCGGCGGCCACTTTCATTTTGGAGCGGGCCTCCCTGGCTTCCAAGCAAAACAAACTGCAGATCTTTGTCCTAGGCCCCTGCACCAACGTGGCGAGTGCACTGTTGCTCAATCCCAAAATCGCCGAAGTCATCCACGTCCGTTACCTCGGCTTTTGGTACAATGCTGAAACAGGAGTTTACGATAAGAAAGAATTCAACACGGGAAATGACTCCATCGCACTGAACCTCCTCCTTAATAACCCCAAACTGGAGTTCACGGTAATGACGGCCACCACCAGCGAAGCCCTGCAAATGAGCCGTGCCGATCTGAACGAACGCCTTCCCCAGGGACACCCCGTCACGAAAATGCTCCAACGGCGGTGGGATACCTTCGACCGCTGGTGGACGGACGAGGACGCCAACAAACAACACTGGACCATGTGGGACGTCGCCAGCCTCGAAGCCTGGTTCGAACCTGACCTAGCAACCTTATCTGAATTACCAGCCCCGGCTGATAATCTCGATCGAAACATCAAGGTGTACACCGCCATCGACTCCGCCGCCATGCTGGACCGCTACTTCAGCGTCGTCTCCGATTATCTCGAGACGGTAGAGTAG
- a CDS encoding gliding motility protein GldC, with protein MAQPKVKKRSTITLEVGLDETKTPIELRWKASDNPGPSERCKGMLVSLFNEQNKETMKIDLWTKEMQVVEMDRFMYQTLRGLADTYFKATGNKELANQMQQFTYFFGQATGAIPKEPTK; from the coding sequence ATGGCACAGCCGAAAGTAAAGAAGCGCTCCACCATCACCCTCGAAGTAGGATTGGACGAAACGAAGACCCCGATTGAACTCCGCTGGAAGGCCAGCGACAACCCCGGCCCCAGTGAGCGGTGTAAGGGGATGCTCGTCTCCCTCTTCAATGAGCAGAACAAGGAAACGATGAAGATCGACCTATGGACCAAAGAGATGCAGGTCGTGGAGATGGACCGCTTTATGTACCAGACCCTGCGCGGTTTGGCGGATACTTACTTTAAGGCCACGGGCAACAAGGAGCTGGCCAATCAGATGCAGCAGTTCACCTATTTCTTTGGCCAGGCAACCGGTGCTATCCCGAAGGAACCGACTAAATAA
- the xylA gene encoding xylose isomerase translates to MPTYFDNIPTIKFEGAKSDNPLAFKYYDKTKVVAGKTMAEHFKFAMAWWHTLRNTGGDPFGPGTANYPWLGDADPVQEAKNAADAGFEIMEKLGLDYFCFHDVDLLDEAGADLETYGKRLDEVTDYIKEKMEATGKKVLWGTANLFSNPRYMNGASTNPDFNVVAYAGAQLKNAIDATLKLDGENYVFWGGREGYMSLLNTDMGREVDHLAQFLTMARDYARSKGFEGTFFIEPKPFEPSKHQYDFDSATVAGFLRKYNLMDDFKLNIEVNHATLAQHTFQHELAVAVADGLLGSIDANRGDYQNGWDTDQFPTNVPELTEAMLVILEGGGLQGGGVNFDAKTRRNSTDLEDIFHAHIGGMDAFARALIAADEILTESKYKAMRSERYGSFDGGNGAKFEKGEMSLEELASLGQAQGEPAMTSGKQELYENILTQFS, encoded by the coding sequence ATGCCCACTTATTTTGACAACATCCCCACCATCAAGTTTGAGGGTGCTAAAAGCGATAACCCCCTAGCCTTCAAGTACTACGATAAGACCAAAGTCGTCGCGGGAAAGACGATGGCCGAGCACTTCAAATTCGCCATGGCCTGGTGGCACACCCTCCGTAATACCGGTGGCGACCCCTTCGGCCCCGGCACCGCCAACTACCCGTGGTTGGGTGACGCGGACCCCGTCCAGGAAGCCAAGAACGCCGCGGATGCCGGCTTCGAGATCATGGAAAAACTGGGCCTCGACTACTTCTGCTTCCACGACGTGGACCTGCTTGACGAAGCCGGTGCTGATCTGGAAACCTACGGCAAACGCCTCGATGAAGTCACCGACTACATCAAGGAAAAGATGGAGGCTACCGGCAAGAAAGTCCTCTGGGGGACGGCCAACCTCTTCAGCAACCCCCGCTACATGAACGGCGCGAGCACCAACCCCGACTTCAACGTCGTGGCCTACGCCGGCGCCCAACTCAAAAACGCCATCGATGCCACGTTGAAGCTCGACGGTGAGAACTACGTTTTCTGGGGTGGCCGCGAAGGCTACATGAGCCTGCTAAACACGGACATGGGCCGGGAAGTCGATCACCTTGCTCAGTTCCTGACGATGGCCCGCGACTACGCCCGGAGCAAAGGATTCGAAGGAACCTTCTTCATCGAGCCCAAGCCATTTGAGCCCAGCAAGCACCAGTACGATTTCGATTCCGCTACCGTGGCCGGATTCCTCCGGAAGTACAACCTGATGGACGACTTCAAACTCAACATTGAGGTCAACCACGCTACGCTTGCGCAGCACACCTTCCAGCACGAATTGGCCGTCGCGGTCGCCGATGGCCTCTTGGGCAGCATCGACGCTAACCGTGGTGACTACCAAAATGGGTGGGACACCGACCAGTTCCCCACCAACGTCCCGGAACTCACCGAAGCGATGCTCGTCATCCTTGAAGGTGGTGGCCTCCAGGGTGGTGGCGTCAACTTCGACGCAAAGACGCGCCGTAACTCTACCGATCTGGAAGACATCTTCCACGCCCACATCGGTGGAATGGACGCCTTTGCCCGCGCCCTCATCGCCGCGGACGAGATCCTGACCGAAAGCAAGTACAAAGCCATGCGCAGCGAGCGCTACGGTTCCTTCGACGGTGGTAACGGCGCCAAATTCGAAAAGGGGGAGATGAGCCTCGAAGAACTTGCCTCCCTCGGCCAGGCCCAGGGTGAGCCCGCTATGACGAGCGGTAAGCAGGAACTCTACGAGAACATCCTTACGCAATTCAGCTAA
- the rlmF gene encoding 23S rRNA (adenine(1618)-N(6))-methyltransferase RlmF codes for MHPKNRYQGKHDFPALARIVPELKNFFVTTPAGHVSLDFAHPDAVRHLNRALLLRDYGLKFWDLPPGSLCPGVPGRLDYIHAINDLLTEGALPQVPSKDKQKGPAKKQGPHSSQPTILDVGTGASLIYPILGVKEYNWNFVGTDIEDQSLKVAGAIVKFNPKLQRKIELRKQPQRQQIFRDVVRADDYFAATLCNPPFFADEQGATSAAKTKWEKLGEDEATGYNFGGNPNELWTPGGEPAFLRRMIIESGQFRKQVGWFTTLVSKKGYLHAAKQQLGKAKVKTVKIIPIGQGGKVRRILCWRY; via the coding sequence ATGCACCCCAAAAACCGCTACCAGGGCAAACACGACTTCCCCGCCCTCGCCCGCATCGTGCCGGAATTGAAAAACTTCTTCGTCACCACTCCCGCTGGCCACGTCAGCCTTGATTTCGCCCACCCGGATGCCGTACGCCACCTCAACCGGGCCCTGCTTTTGCGCGACTACGGCCTTAAGTTTTGGGATCTCCCACCCGGCAGCCTCTGCCCCGGCGTCCCCGGCCGCCTCGATTACATCCACGCCATCAACGACTTACTCACTGAGGGGGCGCTGCCGCAGGTGCCAAGTAAGGACAAGCAAAAGGGACCGGCTAAAAAGCAAGGACCCCACTCGTCACAACCGACAATATTGGACGTCGGAACGGGCGCCTCACTCATCTACCCCATCCTCGGCGTCAAGGAGTATAACTGGAATTTTGTCGGTACGGACATTGAAGACCAGTCCCTCAAAGTAGCCGGGGCCATCGTAAAATTCAACCCCAAGCTCCAGCGGAAGATCGAGCTCCGCAAGCAGCCGCAACGGCAGCAAATCTTTCGGGATGTAGTGAGAGCGGATGACTATTTCGCCGCCACCCTCTGCAACCCGCCCTTCTTTGCCGACGAGCAGGGCGCCACCTCCGCCGCCAAAACCAAGTGGGAAAAACTGGGCGAAGACGAAGCCACCGGCTACAACTTCGGCGGCAACCCCAACGAGTTGTGGACGCCCGGCGGCGAACCCGCCTTCCTCCGGCGGATGATCATTGAAAGCGGGCAGTTTCGCAAGCAAGTGGGTTGGTTCACCACCCTCGTCAGTAAGAAGGGCTACCTCCACGCCGCGAAGCAGCAGTTGGGGAAGGCTAAGGTCAAAACCGTCAAGATCATCCCTATCGGCCAGGGAGGGAAGGTTCGTAGGATTCTCTGCTGGCGGTACTGA
- a CDS encoding DUF1622 domain-containing protein — translation MEETIFGSSESIVYQAADWIKLVVEVLGVAIIAWGVVFSLLCYGRQLFGSADGDYIPLRLSLARYLVVALEFQLAADILGTAIAPDWNAIGKLAAIAVIRTVLNHFLMLEMEKEIEMQEKGVKDKLNDRDSDVDAVVSVE, via the coding sequence ATGGAAGAAACCATTTTCGGATCGAGCGAAAGCATTGTTTATCAGGCGGCGGATTGGATCAAACTCGTGGTGGAGGTGCTGGGCGTGGCCATTATCGCGTGGGGCGTCGTGTTTAGTTTGCTCTGCTACGGTAGGCAGCTTTTTGGCTCCGCGGATGGTGATTATATCCCGCTCCGCTTATCCCTGGCGCGGTACCTCGTGGTGGCGCTGGAGTTCCAGTTGGCGGCGGATATTTTGGGAACCGCAATAGCTCCGGATTGGAATGCGATCGGCAAACTGGCCGCCATTGCCGTTATCCGGACGGTCCTCAATCACTTCCTGATGCTCGAAATGGAAAAGGAAATTGAGATGCAGGAAAAGGGAGTGAAGGATAAACTCAACGACCGTGATAGCGACGTAGATGCGGTGGTCTCAGTGGAGTGA
- a CDS encoding DNA recombination protein RmuC, whose amino-acid sequence MLTSTTLLLLIILCLIVGALLGYLYGQSRAAGRMIPADEVAQSFVRREIHEQVSSEVDQYRDTIREHQNIERTLTADLAVAKSELQQLSERLDQGKAEMQRIQREGLAEFERTAERLLQEKSVRFANQNADQLKNILSPLRERIQGFEHQVERRFLEETKDRVTLRQEIKHLRDLNAQISSEANNLAGALRGNSKTQGDWGEWQLQTLLEASGLQAGIHFDAQTSYRDDNEQIKRPDFIINLPEAKHLVIDSKVSLTAYDRYCAAEHGSPEDRRIHALSHLRSLRQHVLDLASKNYTSLYQINSPDYLLLFVPIEPAYGLALQTDQGIFLEALERNVIIVTPATLLATLRTVNFIWKQDSQKKNVLEIAKQSGLLYDGFVSFTEELQKVGKQLDRAQVTYQGALKKLSTGGKYGSTLIGRAERLRTLGAKTKKRINQQLLEEE is encoded by the coding sequence TTGCTCACCAGCACTACCCTATTGTTACTTATCATCCTTTGCCTGATCGTTGGGGCACTGCTCGGCTACCTGTATGGTCAATCGCGGGCCGCAGGGCGGATGATTCCGGCCGATGAGGTGGCGCAATCCTTCGTTCGCCGGGAAATCCACGAGCAAGTGAGTAGTGAAGTGGATCAGTACCGGGACACCATCCGCGAGCACCAAAACATCGAGCGTACCCTGACGGCGGACCTCGCCGTAGCCAAGTCCGAACTCCAACAACTTAGTGAGCGACTGGACCAAGGGAAAGCCGAAATGCAACGCATCCAGCGGGAAGGGCTGGCGGAATTTGAACGGACGGCGGAGCGTTTGCTGCAAGAAAAATCCGTCCGCTTCGCCAACCAGAATGCAGATCAACTCAAGAATATCCTCAGCCCCCTGCGGGAGCGGATTCAGGGTTTTGAGCACCAGGTGGAACGGCGTTTCCTCGAAGAAACTAAGGACCGCGTCACGCTACGGCAGGAGATCAAACACCTGCGGGACCTCAACGCGCAGATCAGTTCCGAAGCCAACAACTTGGCCGGAGCGCTGCGCGGCAACAGTAAAACCCAGGGGGACTGGGGGGAATGGCAACTGCAAACCCTACTGGAAGCCAGTGGCCTCCAGGCTGGTATTCACTTTGACGCTCAGACCAGTTACCGTGATGATAACGAGCAGATTAAACGCCCCGACTTCATCATTAATTTACCGGAGGCGAAGCACCTCGTCATCGATTCCAAGGTGAGTCTGACCGCTTACGACCGGTACTGCGCCGCCGAACACGGCTCTCCGGAAGACCGGCGTATTCACGCCCTCTCCCACCTACGCAGCCTACGCCAGCACGTGCTCGATCTGGCGAGTAAGAATTACACGAGCCTTTATCAGATCAATTCGCCGGATTACTTGCTGTTGTTCGTCCCCATCGAACCCGCCTACGGACTGGCGCTGCAAACTGATCAAGGCATCTTTTTGGAAGCGCTCGAGCGCAACGTCATCATCGTCACCCCCGCTACCCTGCTGGCTACGCTCCGTACCGTCAACTTCATTTGGAAGCAGGACAGCCAGAAGAAGAACGTGCTCGAAATTGCCAAGCAAAGCGGCTTGTTGTACGATGGCTTCGTCTCCTTCACCGAAGAACTGCAAAAGGTGGGCAAGCAGCTTGATCGCGCACAAGTCACTTACCAGGGTGCCCTCAAGAAACTGAGCACGGGTGGGAAGTACGGCAGCACTCTAATTGGCCGGGCGGAACGCTTACGCACACTCGGGGCCAAGACGAAAAAACGAATCAATCAGCAACTATTGGAAGAAGAATAA
- a CDS encoding serine hydrolase translates to MKNLVAAFLLTVLLLQAQPVHAGTWVENVVDWFTELFSVGDPSAQTDAVANVDSLRATPLGVLLNEVTRHDTLAIEKNWPYPTVDAAADLDRHVSTLRNTILLTDPADKLPLRNAAVRVVYPEEQRPGFFLDMLTRFVDVQEVVYSSLLPETLPVSDPLPTVLVVTEPSGRKRAKWYQSLATTAAQDITLLHFGDLKKIAGVPAAWSVITTPFQTKESEAILAQALVGAETLDARVTENTLLYPVGTGYRLSADRPGFSLPEQLGIDRAALENVDYQINRGIRYRAMPGAQLLVMKNGRVVYEKAYGHHTYRKQAVTNGDLYDLASITKAAATSLAVMSLYDEELIELNKKVRDYLPEYKKSLVGRYTIEQLLTHQTGLQSNLPVNEFMTRDLVADDRSFANNLPLGPDRWLDSRLPNWVAETVGGKLDRTAKPAYVYSDVNYYLLQRVVEAITRTPLDIYVTERFYEPMGLGRLAYNPHASFPAERLVPTITEPWMRGGLLRGFVHDEGAALLGGVSGHAGLFGNAHDLGQLFQLLNNGGTYAGKELLSAETVATFTDHNRFNYRALGFDRLAGRFSNAHGIGAGTNTVGHLGYTGTSVWADPENDLVFVLLTNRVNPDPKNEKFLKMDIRSKVTSRVYRALGTWELDS, encoded by the coding sequence ATGAAAAATCTTGTTGCTGCGTTTTTATTAACCGTGCTGCTTTTGCAGGCACAACCCGTCCACGCCGGTACCTGGGTGGAAAACGTCGTTGACTGGTTCACTGAACTGTTTTCCGTCGGTGATCCCTCCGCTCAAACGGACGCAGTAGCCAACGTGGATTCCCTCCGCGCCACGCCCCTCGGTGTTTTGCTGAATGAGGTCACCCGCCACGATACGCTGGCCATCGAAAAGAACTGGCCGTACCCTACGGTTGACGCCGCAGCCGACCTGGATCGCCACGTCAGTACCCTCCGCAACACGATACTGCTGACTGACCCCGCGGACAAACTTCCCCTTCGGAATGCCGCCGTCCGCGTCGTCTACCCCGAAGAGCAGCGACCCGGCTTCTTCCTGGATATGCTTACCCGTTTCGTGGACGTACAGGAGGTCGTCTATTCCTCCCTGCTCCCCGAGACCCTTCCCGTCAGCGATCCGTTGCCGACCGTCCTGGTGGTGACGGAGCCTAGTGGCCGGAAGCGAGCCAAGTGGTACCAATCACTGGCTACCACGGCTGCGCAGGACATTACCCTACTCCACTTCGGCGACCTGAAAAAGATTGCTGGAGTGCCAGCGGCCTGGTCGGTGATCACCACACCTTTCCAAACGAAGGAGAGTGAAGCCATCCTCGCCCAGGCCCTGGTCGGCGCTGAAACGCTGGACGCCCGCGTTACGGAAAACACCTTACTTTATCCCGTAGGAACGGGCTACCGATTGAGTGCCGACCGCCCCGGTTTTAGCCTGCCGGAGCAACTCGGTATCGACCGCGCGGCATTGGAGAACGTCGATTACCAAATCAACCGCGGCATCCGTTACCGGGCGATGCCAGGCGCGCAGTTGCTGGTTATGAAAAACGGTCGGGTCGTCTACGAAAAAGCGTACGGCCACCATACCTACCGCAAACAGGCCGTGACGAACGGTGACCTTTACGATCTCGCCTCCATCACGAAGGCCGCCGCGACGAGCCTCGCCGTCATGAGCCTCTACGATGAAGAGTTGATCGAACTGAATAAGAAGGTCCGTGATTACCTGCCGGAATACAAAAAGAGTCTGGTCGGTCGCTACACCATCGAGCAATTGCTCACCCACCAGACGGGCTTGCAGTCCAACCTGCCCGTCAACGAATTCATGACGCGCGACCTGGTGGCTGACGACCGGTCGTTCGCCAACAATCTCCCCCTCGGTCCCGACCGTTGGCTGGATAGCCGCTTACCTAACTGGGTGGCCGAAACCGTCGGCGGCAAACTGGACCGCACGGCCAAACCAGCCTACGTCTACAGCGACGTCAACTACTACCTCCTGCAGCGCGTCGTGGAAGCCATCACCCGTACGCCGCTGGACATTTACGTCACGGAGCGGTTTTACGAGCCGATGGGTCTGGGCCGCCTGGCCTATAATCCCCACGCTTCTTTCCCGGCGGAACGGCTCGTCCCCACCATCACCGAACCCTGGATGCGCGGTGGTCTGCTGCGCGGTTTCGTGCACGACGAAGGCGCTGCCCTGCTCGGCGGCGTATCCGGCCACGCTGGTCTCTTCGGCAATGCCCACGATCTGGGTCAGCTGTTCCAGCTCCTGAATAATGGCGGTACCTACGCCGGTAAGGAGCTGCTCAGTGCGGAGACCGTCGCCACCTTCACCGATCACAACCGCTTCAACTACCGGGCGCTGGGTTTCGACCGCCTCGCCGGCCGTTTCTCCAACGCCCATGGGATTGGAGCCGGAACGAATACCGTCGGCCACCTCGGCTACACCGGCACCTCCGTTTGGGCGGACCCGGAAAATGACCTCGTTTTCGTTCTGCTCACCAACCGCGTCAACCCGGACCCGAAGAATGAGAAGTTCCTCAAAATGGATATCCGCAGCAAGGTGACGTCGCGGGTTTACCGGGCATTGGGGACTTGGGAGTTGGATAGTTGA
- the aroB gene encoding 3-dehydroquinate synthase — MKTSVANKYDITFGPLTAEHFDWLHARNYAGWVVLVDTNTREHCLPLIEEYLDHDNLVFIECEPGETNKNLDTCQDIWTNMFEGGVGRRWCAICLGGGVLEDMSGFAASTFKRGIDFLQIPTTLLSQVDSSVGGKLGVDFYELKNSIGLFADPIAVWIDPTFLKTLPPREVRSGYAEIIKHALIADAEQWSQLQQITDLSLVDWTQIIPQSVNIKREIVLEDPFERGRRKALNFGHTIGHAIESFFLETDQRLFHGEAIAAGMIMEAKLATSFSRLSATDYGAIETYFLRIYGHQSIPESAFPELLGLMRQDKKNEDARINFTLLEAPGKAVINKTVPEADILAVLRYYNSLG, encoded by the coding sequence ATGAAAACCTCCGTCGCCAACAAATACGACATCACCTTCGGCCCCCTCACCGCCGAACACTTTGACTGGCTGCACGCGCGGAACTACGCCGGTTGGGTTGTCCTTGTCGACACCAATACGCGGGAGCATTGCCTGCCGCTGATCGAAGAATACCTTGATCACGATAATCTAGTCTTCATCGAATGCGAGCCGGGGGAAACCAACAAAAACCTCGACACCTGCCAGGACATCTGGACCAATATGTTCGAAGGTGGGGTAGGGCGCCGTTGGTGCGCCATCTGCCTCGGCGGCGGGGTGCTGGAAGACATGAGCGGCTTCGCGGCCAGCACCTTTAAACGGGGCATCGACTTTCTGCAAATCCCAACCACCTTGCTTTCCCAGGTCGACTCTTCCGTCGGCGGAAAGCTGGGGGTGGATTTCTACGAGCTCAAGAACAGTATCGGTCTCTTCGCAGACCCGATCGCGGTGTGGATCGACCCCACTTTCCTCAAAACCCTCCCGCCACGGGAGGTGCGTTCCGGTTACGCCGAGATCATCAAGCACGCGCTCATCGCCGACGCGGAGCAGTGGTCGCAACTTCAGCAAATCACCGACCTCAGCTTGGTGGATTGGACCCAAATCATCCCCCAATCCGTCAACATCAAGCGGGAGATCGTGCTCGAGGATCCGTTCGAGCGCGGGCGCCGCAAGGCCCTCAACTTCGGCCACACGATCGGCCACGCCATCGAGTCCTTCTTCCTCGAGACCGACCAACGCCTCTTCCACGGGGAGGCCATCGCCGCCGGCATGATCATGGAAGCCAAGCTGGCCACCAGTTTTAGCCGGCTTTCCGCCACGGATTATGGCGCCATCGAAACCTATTTCCTCCGCATTTACGGGCACCAATCCATCCCCGAATCCGCTTTCCCGGAACTGCTCGGCCTCATGCGCCAGGACAAGAAAAACGAGGACGCGCGCATCAACTTCACCCTCCTCGAGGCGCCGGGCAAGGCCGTCATCAACAAGACCGTGCCGGAGGCCGACATCCTCGCAGTCCTGCGCTACTACAATAGTCTGGGGTAG
- a CDS encoding TlpA disulfide reductase family protein codes for MRAALYLLFTLAAVWSSAVSAQDSHRITVTIDGYEEEIISLANNVLDKQYIVDTAYRNDAGNYVFESDTAALPGGIYLVVMAPDNNYFQVLINNDDQEFSLKTSIDDLSDVKVKGSKDNELFFSYLEYLDGQQEKGATAQQVLADSSATEAQKKVASDALTALDEEVKAYQEALIEKNPTTFTAKIVKTNLSFPPPDFPELADEEERREAQFRWLQAHYLDPLDLRDDRLLRTPFLIQRIEYFVDRLHVQHPDSVSAAIDQVLARMDPQSELYKYYVVHFTNRAASSKIVGRDAVYVHMVDKYYASGKAYWADPDQLKSMLENVEKLRPILIGEQAPDLKMKTRDGQDVTLYGTDAKYTILYFWAFDCGHCKKSTPVIKDFYAKWKPRGVEIFSICTKQSKIEKCWEYIDEKEIGDWMHVTDKYLRFYKNYDIKSTPTIFVLDENKKIISKKIGAEQLDTLLEMFERQDTNEEERGDK; via the coding sequence ATGAGAGCTGCCCTGTACTTGCTTTTTACCCTGGCCGCCGTTTGGTCCTCCGCCGTGTCCGCCCAGGATTCCCACCGGATCACCGTCACCATTGACGGCTACGAAGAGGAGATCATCTCGTTGGCCAACAACGTCCTCGATAAGCAGTACATCGTCGATACGGCCTACCGCAACGACGCCGGGAACTACGTTTTCGAAAGCGACACCGCCGCCCTCCCCGGTGGCATCTACCTCGTCGTGATGGCGCCGGATAACAACTACTTCCAGGTACTGATCAATAACGACGACCAGGAGTTTTCCCTCAAGACCAGTATCGATGACCTCAGCGACGTCAAAGTGAAGGGGAGCAAGGACAACGAACTCTTCTTCAGCTACCTCGAGTACCTCGATGGGCAGCAGGAAAAGGGGGCAACCGCTCAGCAGGTCCTGGCTGATTCCTCCGCCACCGAAGCCCAGAAAAAGGTGGCCAGCGATGCGCTCACCGCCCTCGACGAAGAAGTGAAAGCCTACCAGGAAGCGCTGATCGAGAAAAACCCGACCACCTTCACGGCCAAGATCGTGAAGACTAATCTCTCCTTTCCTCCACCGGACTTCCCTGAGTTGGCGGACGAAGAGGAACGCCGCGAAGCCCAGTTCCGCTGGCTTCAGGCCCATTACCTGGACCCACTCGATCTACGCGACGATCGCTTGCTCCGTACCCCCTTCCTCATCCAACGGATTGAGTACTTCGTGGACCGCCTCCACGTCCAGCACCCCGACAGTGTTAGTGCAGCTATCGACCAGGTCCTGGCCCGGATGGACCCCCAGAGTGAGTTGTACAAGTACTACGTCGTTCACTTCACCAACCGCGCGGCTTCCAGCAAGATTGTGGGGCGGGATGCGGTGTACGTCCACATGGTGGATAAATACTACGCCAGCGGGAAGGCCTACTGGGCGGACCCGGATCAACTCAAATCAATGCTGGAGAACGTTGAGAAACTCCGCCCCATCCTGATAGGTGAGCAGGCACCCGACCTGAAGATGAAGACCCGGGACGGTCAGGACGTCACCCTTTACGGAACGGACGCCAAGTACACCATCCTTTACTTCTGGGCTTTCGATTGTGGCCACTGCAAAAAGTCCACTCCTGTCATCAAGGATTTCTACGCCAAGTGGAAGCCTCGGGGCGTCGAGATCTTTTCCATCTGCACGAAGCAAAGCAAGATCGAAAAGTGTTGGGAGTACATCGACGAGAAGGAGATCGGCGACTGGATGCACGTCACCGATAAGTACCTCCGCTTCTACAAGAACTACGATATCAAATCGACCCCCACCATCTTCGTGCTCGACGAGAATAAGAAGATCATCTCCAAAAAGATCGGTGCCGAGCAGTTGGATACCCTCCTGGAAATGTTTGAGCGCCAGGATACCAACGAAGAGGAACGGGGCGATAAGTAA